The Acetobacter oryzifermentans genomic interval TACAATCATGTAAAAGCTGGTGGTTTTACCTGCACCGTTTGGCCCCAGCAGCCCGACAGCTTCCCCCCGGTGTACCTCAATGGAAACGTTTTTCACCACCTCGCGCTTTTTATAGCTTTTGCCAATGCCGCGTGCGTACAGGCCGTGGCCGGGGCGATGCGGGGCATGAATGTCAGTAGGTTCCGGCCCAACGCCTACGCCTACAACTTCTTCACGAACCGTTTCTTCCGACGTCCAGGTGACTTCCTGATTCATGCTTATTTCCTGTCCGACGTATCGCCGTTATTGGGCACAACCAACCCACTTACCCGGCTGCCGGGGCGTTCTGTCATGGTGGCTATGCCTGTGTGCATGTTGATAATGGCGGCAGCGCCCTGAATCTGGTTTGGTCCACGGGTGATATGGACATTGCCAACAATGCGGGCAATGCCGGTATCAGGCACATACACCCCGCGTTCCCCCGTTACGATTTCTGTTTGCGTGTGCACCCATACATGGCCAAAGGCGTTCACCTTTTCCAGCTTGCCCGAACCGCTGCTGAGCGGATCTGAACTGCTGTTGTTGCTGGCCTGCTGCTGTGGCTGGGCGTTCTGATCTGGCGGGGCGCTGTAGCCCACCAACACATCAGCCCGGATCTGGCGCTGATCGTTCGTGGTGACGGTAGCGTTGCCACGCCCGATGGAAATATGCTGCTGCGAATAATATTCCATCGAATCCCGCGCTGTCAGCACATCCTGCGGGGTGGTCAGCTTCATGGCCTTGCCGGTCATGACAAGCACGGCCTGATCCATGTCGTACACGGCTTTATCCCCCCATGCCTGATCGGTCTGGGTGAAGATATGTACGTGGCCTATGGCTTCAAGCCGGAAAATTTCGTTGGCGCCGGAATCCTGATCATCCCCTCCGGCGGCTTTCTGGCCACCTGCATCTGCGCTGCCATTGGTGGCAGGGGCTGGTGGAGGCTGATCTGTACTGGCCGGAGGTGTGGCCGGTGTGGCGCCGTTGGCTGCCGGGGCCTGCACGCTTGCCGGTTTTGCACCATTTGCCTCAGCCGGGGTGTTAGCGTCTGGCGCGCCGGGGGCAGGGGCTTTTTTGCGGTAATAGGCAATCAGCTTGTCTGCCGTAACCGTAACATCCCCACGGATGGCTTTTGCCTGATCATAGGCGGTAACTTTTTTCTGGTTCTGGTCCCAGTCAAACCCACCGGCGGCGGTTACGGTAATTTGCCCACCGTGAGACATATCAATGGCCTGCGCCAGCGCTGTGCCAGAAAGGGCCAGCATGGCGCATGGCAATGCCGCTATAACGGCAGAGGCAATACGCAGGGCAGGGCGAGGGCGAGAAAAAAGGCGGCGCATATCAGGAAGCCTTGCCTTTGGGGGCTGAATCACTGTGGCGATCATCATTCAGGATCAACTGGCCGGGGCCGCGGAACTGGGCAATGCCTTCATGCTGGGCCAGTAGATAGCCCTTGGCATCAAGCGAGCCAAAAGGCCCTTCTGCCCGCACCCATGAATCGGAGGCAATAATGCCGCGTTTGACATCAATATCGGCTACAGGGCTGTGCATCATCAGGCCATCATCGCGGTACAGGGTTACTTCTCCGGTTAGGTCGAGAATCTGTGCGTGCTGCATGTAAACGCCTTTTTCCGATTCAACCCAAAGCCAGCTTCCGCCCTGCGTGAGCAGATCAGCCTTGGGGCGGATCAGATCCATACGGTTGTCATTGACCTGATGCGCACTGTCCGCCGTAATCATAAAGGGGCGGTTGTGTTCATCTACCCCGCGATACGTAGCGCCTATCAGGTTGCCGCTTTCAATCTTAACCTTGGCCAGTTCCTTAATGGTGGTTTGGTTGGCGCTTAGCAGCCTGTCTACTTCGGGCCATACGGCAATGGTGGCCAGCAGCAGCAAAGCCGTGGCAGGCAGCACCCATTTGGCCCAGCGCAGCATAGTGCGGCGGCGCGCCAGCTTGGCGGCATCCGGGAGTTTGCGCAACTGGGCGGAAGGTGCAAGCCGTTCGCGCTGGCGGCGCGTGGTTTCTTCCGAGCGGGCAAAATCGGCCCGTTGCGGGCGTTTGTCTTCCGGGCTGGTCATCCAACCCCGGCTCGGATCAGGTCATGCACGTGCACAACGCCTATGGGTTTACGGTCATCATCCAGCACAAACAGGGATGTAATGGGCCTTTTGCGCTCGTTCATCAGCCGCAGGGCTTCAGATGCAAAAATTCCCGGCCCTATGGTTAGCGGTGAATCGTTCATGACATCTTTCGCCAGCGTGGTCGTCAGATCGTGATCAAGCGCGCGGCGCAGGTCACCATCCGTGATCAGCCCCGCCAAGGTGCCATTCTGGCCCAGAATGGCTACGCATCCTAGCGCCTTGTGCGTCATTTCCACAATAACGTCCCGCATGGGGGTATTGGGGGTGGCCAGTGGCATGGCGTTATCTGTGCGCATCAGTTCCCGCACGGTGCGCAGGCGTGCGCCAAGGCGGCCGCCGGGGTGGTAGGTGCCAAAATCCGTGGCGGTAAAACCACGTTGGCGTAGCAGGGCCACGGCCAAGGCATCACCAAATGCAAGTTGGGTAAGGGTGCTGGTGGTGGGGGCCAGCCCCATCGGGCAGGATTCTGGCAAAGATGGCAGCGTAAGCGCCACCGTGGCTGCAGAAGCCAAGGTGGAATGTGCACGGCTGGTTACGGCCAGCAGTGGCAGGCCCGAGCGGCGGGCGTGGGCGGCAATGTCTCCCAGTTCCGTTGTTTCACCGGAATTGGAAAAAGCCAGAACGGCATCACCTTTTTGCACCATTCCCAGATCACCGTGAGAGGCTTCTGCCGGGTGCACAAATATGGCGGGCGTGCCTGTGCTGGCCAATGTAGCCTGCACCTTGCGGGCAATATGGCCGGATTTGCCAATGCCGGTTACAACTACCCGGCCCGGCAGCGCCAGAATTATCTCTACCGCTTCAGCAAAGGCACCACCCAACCCAACGGGGTTTTCCAGTGCTTCTGCCAGTGCATCCAGCCCTGCACGTTCCGTACGTACAACGTCAGCCGCCTCTACGCCGGGGGAAGAGGAAGCCTGCGAGCTGATATGGGTGGACATGTTCATGCCGAGCCGATCCGGTTGATCAGAAAAAAGAATGCAGGAGCGCGTGCTTACGCGCGATGAGAGAAAATATCCGGGTCTTCATAGCCCAGCAGATCCAGACGTGCGCGGGCGGGCAGGAAGTCATAGCATGCCTGTGCCAGTTCCCGCCGACCTTCACGGTCCAGCAGGGCGGACATTTTATCCCACAATGCGTGCAGATACAGCACATCAGATGCAGCATAAGCCAACTGTTCGGGCTTCAGTTCCAGCGCGCCCCAGTCTGATGTCTGCTGCTGTTTGCTGAGTTCTACGCCCAGCATATCCCGGCACAGGGCGGCAAGGCCGTGGCGGTCTGTAAAAGTGCGTACAAGGCGGGCGGCAATTTTGGTGCACACTACCGGGCTTACGGTAATGCCCAGCGCGTGCTGCAGGATGGCAACGTCAAACCGTGCAAAATGCATGATCTTGGTAATGGAGGGATCAGCCATCACACGCTTGAGGTTGGGACAATCATACCCTTTGCCCCCAAGGGAGGTGGGGATGATCTGTACCAGATGCGCTGTGCCATCACCGGCAGAAAGCTGCACAAGGCACAGTCTATCCCGATGCGGGTTCAGGCCCATTGTTTCCGTATCCACGGCCACGGACCCGGTAAAGGTCACGTTGTCTGGAAGATCGTTCCGGTGCAGTGTAATGGCACCTTCGGATGGGGCAGAGGTCATAACCCGCTCCTGCGTGTTCTGTTGCTGTATGCTGTTGTGTTTCAGACCGATACAGCCGGCGTGATGGAATGTCCATTCCTGCACGCTGTGTATGGCGCTGTTATGGCGGGGCCGTACATTTATATGCGGGATAGGCGCAGGCAGGCGGAATGCGCTAGAAGGGCCTTATCTGTTACACTCTATAATAACCCGGAACTGTGTGTTTATGCGTCAACCTCGTCATGGCCGTTCTGCGCGGCGCCCTCGTGTTTCTTCTGCTGGTGGGCGGGAAGGCGCGCCTTCGGCTCCGGCGGGCACATGCTGGCTGTTTGGCACGCACGCAGTGGCCGCCGCCCTTAATAATCCGCGCCGTGTATATGAACGCCTGCTGGTAACGGAAGAAAACCACCCGGCATTGGAAGAAGCCACACGTTCTGGCCGAAATGTGCGCGTAACCCCGGAACTGGTGCAACGCCAACGGCTGGATGATCTGTTAGGGCCAGATGCGGTGCATCAGGGTGTGGCGCTGCTGGCACGTATATTGCCCCCCATGCCGCTGGATGAAGCGCTGGAACGCCCCGGCCCGGTGCTGGTGCTGGATCAGGTAACAGACCCACGCAATATTGGGGCTATTTTACGCTCGGCTGCGGCATTTGGTGCGGCCTGCCTTGTGGTGCAGGACAGAAACGCGCCCGAAGAAACGGCTGTGCTGGCCAAGGCCGCATCTGGCGCGTTGGAAACCGTGCCTATGGTGCGTGAGGTCAACCTCTCCCGCGCGATTGAGCAGTTGCAAAAAGCAGGCTGCTGGACGGTAGGGCTGGATGCAGGCGGCACCATGCTGGATGGCGCAAGTTTTGATGGCCGCCGCGTGGCCTTGGTGTTGGGGGCGGAAGGCAAGGGCCTGCGCCGCCTAACGCGGGAAAGCTGTGATGAAATTGCCGGGCTTTACATGCCCGGAGAAATGGAAAGCCTGAACGTATCTGTAGCGGCCGCTGTGGGGCTTTATGAGCTGATGCGCCGTGGCATGCCCAGCGCGTACCAAAAAGCCGCAGCAAAAAAGCCAACGTAATAGCCAATATCGGCCCCGCCCAGCCAGCGCGCTACGGGGCCGGTGTAAAGGCTGCTGGTTGAAAACAGCGCAATGGTCAGCACGGATACAACGGCAAAAATAGTAGCTCCACGTGTCCAACCCGGTGGAATGGGGTGCACTGTGCGGTCTCCAAAATACCAATCTGCCAGCACAATGCCGATCCATGGGGCAATCCAGTACATGGTTACCAGCAGGTAATCTGTATAAAGCGTGGTGTAACGGCCTGCACCGGCCACAGCCAGCACATAACCAAGGCTGGCTGTAAGAATGGCTGCGGCAATACGCGGTACATGCAGGCCAGCGGAAATAAGGCTGTAGCTGGCAGTATTATCGTTAAACGAATTGCCGGTAATGGATGAAAGCGCAATAGCCCCAAGAGCCACAGCCCCAAGTGGCCCCATAGCCTGCTGGAGCGAGGCAATAACCGCTGTGGGTGATGCCTCCGCCACAGACCCGGCAGAAATAAGCCCCAGAATCTGGAACGGAATGGCAGAACCCAAAAGCCCTGCCAGCGCCAGCAACACCACCTTTTTGGGGCTGGTATTGGCGGGCAGATACCGCGTGTAATCTGAGGAATACGAAGCCCAGGACAAATTGAAGCTGACCAACACGCCAGTTGCCAACAAAAAGGTGGAAAAACTGACGGCATGATGCACCGCCAGAGGAGCCTGCCCTTTTATGGCAAACACAACGCCAATAAGCGTAAACACCACGAGCAGCACTGTGCCCAGATATTTCTGCAAGGCCTGCACCACATGGTGCCCGTAAATGGAAGCCACCATCTGAATACTGGCCAGTATGCCCAAAGCCAGCCAGAACGGCATGGAAAGCCCAGCCAACAGCAGCAGCGCCATAAGGGCTGTAGCGGCGGGCACGTTATTAACCGCATCCCACCCCACGCAATAAATCCAGTTTAGAAACGCAGGAGGGCGCAGGCCTTTTTGCCCCAAGGCCCGGCGAGAAGCCTCCATTTGTGTTAGCCCGGTTTTGGGGCCAATGGCGGCGGCAAGGGCCACAGGTAATGCGCCAATAATGTTGCCAACAATAATGGCGGCCACACCTGTACGAAAGTCCAGCCCCATGCCTGTAAGCAACGCCCCGGTTACCCAGCCGCCGGGGCCAAGGTTGGGGGAAAAATGGCTCCAGAACACCCGGTCGGTCGGCATGGTTTTTAGCGGCTCCGGAACGGGTTCTCTTACAGATGCGGCGGAAAGATCCTCCATCAGGCCACCAGTTTGGGGGGCTGAAGGGGGTGTCTGTATCATGGGTAGCGTATCCTGTGGCGTGGGGCTGTGGTGGGGGTGGCGCTACAGTATCATGAAAGATCCGGTTCGGGCATGGACCCTGTGGCCCCTGTAGGCTGATTGTTGTAATAGAACTCTGCCACCCGGATGGGGAGCAAATCCATAAAGCGGGAGCCCGCCACCAGCCATAGCGGAAAAGTAATGCGCCGCTCATTCCGGCTCAGCCCACGCAAAATGCGGCGGCACGCACTGTTAACATCTGTAAGACCCGGCATGGGAAAGGCGTTTTTGGCCACCATAGGGGTATCTAAAAACCCGCACACAACAGAGCTTAATAAGATACCAGCCTTTTTGGCATCACCACCCGTGGCCACCATAAACCTGTCCACTGCCGCTTTGGCTGCGGAATAAGAGGGCGTGCCGGGATAAGATACCACGCCCGCAACGGAAGAAATGGCGCAAATACGCCCGCGCATGCCATCGGCTCCGCGCGGTTGATACTGCATGACATCCAGCGCAGGCAGCACGGTGTTGAGCACGCCCATCATGTCTGTTTCAAAAATACGATAAACCTGTGCCGCGGGTTCATACGGTGCGCCATCGGGCGTTTGCGGTTTGCGGGTGCCGCCCGTTATGCCTGCACAGGCCAAAACCAGATCCAGCCCATTTGTGCTGCGTATCCATGTCTCCATTTCTGCACGGTTTGCCACATCACCAATATGCAAATGCACGGAGGCCCCTCGGCTAATGCAGGCTTTGGCGGTTTCGTTTAGCCGTTGTACGTTGCGGCCGCCCAGATAAAGGGTGCGCCCAGGCCGGGCCAGCGTTTGGGCCAGTGTTTGCCCAAGGCCGGAGGATGCGCCAGTAATCAGAACGGTATCATGCTTCATCTTACAGATCGGCCTTTGCTTATGGTGGTTATGGCATAGCATGGCGGCTTCTGGCATGAAGGCGCAAGACGGATAGACAGAACACGCAGGGAAGGCAGCATGGCGCACAACGCACAGGGTCACCATAACGGAGCAGAACAGCGGCGCGGTGTGTGCCTGGTTATTTCTGCGCCATCTGGGGCGGGTAAGTCCACCATTGCCAATGCACTGCGTGCTTCGGAGCCTGCGCTCAAGCATTCGGTTTCCGTTACCACCCGCCAGCCAAGGCCGGGGGAAAAGGAAGGCGTGCATTACCATTTCCGCACCATGGAAAATTTTGAGCACATGGCCGCCAACGGGGAATTGCTGGAATGGGCCACCGTGTTTGGCCGTGGGTACGGCACCCCCCGTGCGCCGGTGGAAGCCGCATTGGCCGCCGGGCACGATATGGTGTTTGACATAGACTGGCAGGGCCACCAGCAAATCCGCCGCGCGCTGCCCGATGATGTGGTGAGCCTGTTTGTGCTGCCGCCATCATTAGAGGAACTGGAACGCCGCTTGCGTGGCCGGGCATCAGACCACCCGGATGAAATTGCCCGCCGCATGGCCGCCGCGCGGGATGAAATCTCGCATTGGCAGGAGTTTGATCACGTTATTATCAATACGGATCTGGATCGTGCCATTACAGAAGCGCGCGCTGTGTTGGTGGCGGCACGCTTGCAAACTCGCAGGCGCACAGGGCTTTTAGATTTTGTTGCCAGTTTTGGAGCCTGAACAGCATGGATTTTTCTGCCATTACCGTGCTGTGCTTGGGTGATGTCATGCTGGACCGTTTTTTATACGGCAGCATGGATCGGATTTCGCCCGAAGCCCCGGTGCCTGTGTTGTTGCTCGATTCCCGGCGGGAAATGCCCGGAGGGGCCGGTAATGTGGCCAGCAACATTATCTCGCTTGGGGGGCGGGCCATTCTGGTGGGGCTGAGCGGTCAGGATGAGGCCGGAGCCTGCCTGCGCACCACGTTGGCGGAAAAAAAACGGCTGGTGGATGCTACAGTGCAAAGTGCGGCCCGGCCCACAATTTGCAAAACGCGCTTTATTGCCGCGCATCAGCAGGTTGTGCGGGTGGATGAAGAAAGCCACGCGCCAATGGCGGAACCCGAGCAAGAAGCCCTGTGCCGCCAGATTGATGCACATATCGGGGGCTGTCAGGCAGTGGTGGTGTCTGATTACGGTAAAGGTGTGTGCAGCCCAATCGTGCTGTCTCATCTGTTCCGTGTGGCGCGGCAAGCTGGCGTGCCTGTTTTTGTAGATCCCAAATCCACCGATTACACACTTTACAAAGGCGCCACCTGCATTACCCCCAACGCCAAGGAGCTGGCCGCAGCCTCTGGCATGCCGGTGGATACCGCAGCGCACGTAGAGGCCGCCGCCAGCAAGGTGATGGCGCAGGCCGATGCGCAGGCTATTTTGGCCACTCGTTCTGAAAAAGGCATGATGCTGGTACGGCGCGAGGGCGAGGTGCTGGCGGTGCCTGCCCGTGCGCGGGAAGTGTTTGATGTTTCCGGCGCGGGAGATACCGTTATTGCCACTATGGCGTTGGCTGTTGGTGCGGGTATGTCGTTCGAGCAAGGCATGCGCGTTGCCAATGCGGCGGCTGGCGTGGTGGTGGGCAAGCTGGGCACGGCCACGGCTGATATTCAGGAAGTTCTGCACGAGCTGGAAGAACAATCCGGCCCGGATGAAGTGCCCCACCTGATGCCATTAGGGGTCGCTTGCGCACAGGTGGCGCGCTGGCAGGCACGCGGCCTGCGTGTGGGCTTTACCAACGGATGTTTTGATATCATCCACCCCGGCCATATCAGCTTGCTGGCAGAAGCCCGGAGCGCGTGTGACAGGCTGGTGGTGGCGTTGAACACAGATGCCAGCGTCCGCCGCCTGAAAGGTGAAACACGGCCTGTTAATTCACTGGAATCTCGCGCGGCTGTTATGGCGGCTATCCGTTATGTAGATGCCGTGGTGGCGTTTGATGAAGATACGCCGCTGGAGCTTATCCGCGCCCTTATGCCAGATGTGCTGGTAAAAGGGGCGGATTACCGGCCCGAACAGGTTGTGGGGGCGGATATTGTGCAGGCCGCAGGGGGCAAGCTGGTGCTGGCCAATTTGCAGCAAGGGCATTCCACCACATCTACAATCGGGCGGATTCGCAAGGCATGACAGTGCATGACCTGCCCGGCGCAGAAAATCTGCCGCTTATTGCCGTGCGCAATCGCTTTGCGCGTTGGTTGTTTGATGATGCCTTGCCTTTCTGGGCCAGCACAGGCTGTGATGGCACGCCCCAAAACCCGGCGGCTTTGGGGGCGCAGGAGTGTCTGACCTTACAGGGCACGCCAGCCTTGCCGCCATACAAGCGTGTAAGGGTGCAGGCGCGGCAGCTTTTTGTGTTTTCTTGGGCTGCGTTAAAAGGCTGGCAGCCAGCGGCGCAACGGGCGGAAAGCCTTTTCAGGTTTCTGCTCAATGCCCATAGGCCAGATGGTGGATGGGTTAAGCTTCTGGCGCGTGATGGCGCGGTGCTGGCTGACAGTGCAGATTTGTACGATATCGCTTTCGTGCTGTTTGCACTGGCATGGTATGGCCGGGTGGAACGCACAGGCCGGGCCGTAGAATTGGCGCGGCAAACGCTTGCGTGGCTGGGGCAGGCTATGGCGCTGCCAAACAGCGGGTTTATGAATGCCCTGCCTGCCGATGGTGCATGGCGGCAGCAAAACCCCCATATGCACTTGCTGGAAGCTGTTCTTGCCCTGCATGAAACCACAGGTGATGCCGCAGATCTGGCGCAGGCCCATGCGTTATATGCGCTATTCAGCCAATACTTTATGGATGAACGCACCGGCACATTGGGCGAATATTTTGGGCCAGACTGGCAACCCGCCACAGGGCCAGAAGGCCAGTGGTGCGAGCCGGGGCATCATTTTGAATGGGTTTGGCTGTTGCAGGCTTATGCCCGCCAAAGTGGTGTAGATACTACCGCGCAGGCCGCACGCTTATACCATTTTGCACATCAATATGGTGTAGATACCCAAACAGCATTGGTGCGCGATGCCGTTGCGCGGAACGGGCAGGTGCTTAAACCCACCTTCCGCCTTTGGGTGCAAGGCGAGGCCTTGCGTGGCGCGCTGTGCCATGATCCGCAGGATCAAGCAGGTTGGGCTACGCGCATGGCCACTAATCTGCTTGATCGGTATTTTACGGGCTGCCCCACGGGCACATGGCTGGATCAACTGGACGCACAGGGCGTGCCTGCCGTTACGCAAATACCAAGTAGCTCGCTTTATCATATTGTAACGGCGTATGATGCGTTAGATCAGGCCGCACGCGCCTACGTGCCACCGGCCTAAAAAACGCTGTGCGGAAATGTGCGTGTAAGCAGGACGTAGCAGCGCGAATCTGATACAAGCGGTGTTGTGAGCATGACAACAACAGATACCCCCAGCCAGAAGGACGAAAGCCTTCTGGCCCTTACCCTTCGGCAGCCCCCGGCCAATGTGGAGGCCGAACAGGCGCTGCTTGGCGCGTTGCTGACCAACAACCGCGCCTATGACCGTGTTTCGGACTTTTTGGCCGGTGAGCATTTTGCCAACCGCGTGAATGGCCAGATTTATGAAGCCATTGCTCGGCGCATAGAAAACGGCCAGTTGGCAGACCCTGTTACCATGCGGGCCGAGCTGGAGCATTCCGGTATTTTGGCCAGTGTGGGCGGTATGGCCTATATGGCCAAGCTGCTGTCCTCTATGGTCGGGATTATCAACGCCGGGGATTACGGCCGCACCATTCATGATGCATGGATCCGCCGCCAGCTCATTGATATTGGTGAAAACGTGGTGAACAGCGCGTTTGGCACCACCATGGGCCTTTCCGGGCAGGATCAGATTGAGGCAGGGGAAGAAGCCCTGTTCAAACTGGCAACGGAAAAAGGCAATGAAGGGGATTTTGTTTCCTTCAACAAGGCGCTGAGCGGGGCTATTTCTGTTGCAGCCCAAGCCTTCCAGAATGAAGGCCACGTTACAGGCCTGACATCTGGCTTGCGCGATCTGGATAAAAAAACAGGTGGGCTGCATCCATCGGACTTGCTGATTCTGGCCGGGCGTCCTGCTATGGGGAAAACGGCGCTGGCAACTAAAATGGCCTTTTCCGCCGCACGCGCCATTATGGATGATGCCGAGGAAACAGGAGAAAAGCCCAAAGGGGCGGTGGCTATTTTCTCGCTCGAAATGTCGGCAGAGCAGTTGGCTACCCGTATTTTGTCTGAACAGGCCGAGGTTTCGGGCGAGCGTATCCGCCGTGGTGATATTGGGCAGAAGGAGTTTGACCGCTTTGTGCGTGTCAGCCACGAACTGGCCCGTCTGCCGTTGGTGATTGATGATACGCCAGCTATTTCCCTTTCCGCCATGCGCACGCGCTGCCGTAGGTTAAAGCGTACGCAGGGCCTGTGCCTTGTGGTGGTGGATTACCTCCAGCTTATGCGGCCATCTGTTGGCACCCGCCCAGAAAGCCGTGTGTTGGAAATTTCCATGATCACGCAGGGGCTTAAAGCCATTGCCAAGGAACTGGAAGTGCCAGTTATTGCGCTTTCCCAGCTTTCCCGTCAGGTGGAAAGCCGAGAAGACAAGCGGCCCATGCTGTCGGATTTGCGTGAATCCGGATCTATTGAGCAGGACGCCGATGCGGTGATGTTTGTGTACCGTGATGAATATTACCTGCAACAGCGTATGCCCAAGGAAACAGCTTTTGAATCTATGGAGAAATACTCCGTGGCGATGGATGAATGGCAGCGCAAGATGAGCTTGGTGCATAACAAAGCCGAGCTTATTTTGGAAAAGCAGCGTCATGGCCCCACGGGTACCATCAATCTGTTTTTCGAAGGCGAATACACGCGCTTTGCAGATTTGGATACCATTCATCAGGATCATTAAACCTGTTAAAAAGGCCCCGCATGCTGGGGCCTTTTTAGTAAAAACTTTCTAATATCCAGGTAACTTTAAAAAGTTCTCACGCTTGTTGTGTGGTGGCGTATGTGCCACTGCACGAACGTAGAGATATATTGCGCCAGCGTTTTTCCTAAAACACAACGTGGCAGGGTTTCTGCGGGCCATACAGGTGGCCCGCAGGAATAGAGTGGCCTTGTTAAACGGTTATCAGGTTTTGCCGCACCGTAACCGGGATCTTGTTTTCCTGAAACGCCTTCCAGATTTCAAAAAGAGCAGCACTGCGCACAACTTTTATGTCTGTGCCATTTGCGGCCTTGGCAGATCCAATCAGCAGGGCAGAGCCATCAGATACAGAAGACATGCTGACACTTGGCTGCACGCTTTCATCCACATCCTTGCACGCGGCCAGAGTGCGAGCCATGACATCCATGGCTTTATCCAGATCAGATGCAAATGGCAGGTTGAGTTCTATGGTAAACACACCGGGCTTTTGTGCCTGTGTAGCGTTTTTAACCGCCGAGGTAATAAACTGCGAGTTAGGGACAATCATGGTGGATTTGTCCTCTAGC includes:
- a CDS encoding purine-cytosine permease family protein, encoding MIQTPPSAPQTGGLMEDLSAASVREPVPEPLKTMPTDRVFWSHFSPNLGPGGWVTGALLTGMGLDFRTGVAAIIVGNIIGALPVALAAAIGPKTGLTQMEASRRALGQKGLRPPAFLNWIYCVGWDAVNNVPAATALMALLLLAGLSMPFWLALGILASIQMVASIYGHHVVQALQKYLGTVLLVVFTLIGVVFAIKGQAPLAVHHAVSFSTFLLATGVLVSFNLSWASYSSDYTRYLPANTSPKKVVLLALAGLLGSAIPFQILGLISAGSVAEASPTAVIASLQQAMGPLGAVALGAIALSSITGNSFNDNTASYSLISAGLHVPRIAAAILTASLGYVLAVAGAGRYTTLYTDYLLVTMYWIAPWIGIVLADWYFGDRTVHPIPPGWTRGATIFAVVSVLTIALFSTSSLYTGPVARWLGGADIGYYVGFFAAAFWYALGMPRRISS
- a CDS encoding ribonuclease D codes for the protein MTSAPSEGAITLHRNDLPDNVTFTGSVAVDTETMGLNPHRDRLCLVQLSAGDGTAHLVQIIPTSLGGKGYDCPNLKRVMADPSITKIMHFARFDVAILQHALGITVSPVVCTKIAARLVRTFTDRHGLAALCRDMLGVELSKQQQTSDWGALELKPEQLAYAASDVLYLHALWDKMSALLDREGRRELAQACYDFLPARARLDLLGYEDPDIFSHRA
- the hldE gene encoding bifunctional D-glycero-beta-D-manno-heptose-7-phosphate kinase/D-glycero-beta-D-manno-heptose 1-phosphate adenylyltransferase HldE, producing the protein MDFSAITVLCLGDVMLDRFLYGSMDRISPEAPVPVLLLDSRREMPGGAGNVASNIISLGGRAILVGLSGQDEAGACLRTTLAEKKRLVDATVQSAARPTICKTRFIAAHQQVVRVDEESHAPMAEPEQEALCRQIDAHIGGCQAVVVSDYGKGVCSPIVLSHLFRVARQAGVPVFVDPKSTDYTLYKGATCITPNAKELAAASGMPVDTAAHVEAAASKVMAQADAQAILATRSEKGMMLVRREGEVLAVPARAREVFDVSGAGDTVIATMALAVGAGMSFEQGMRVANAAAGVVVGKLGTATADIQEVLHELEEQSGPDEVPHLMPLGVACAQVARWQARGLRVGFTNGCFDIIHPGHISLLAEARSACDRLVVALNTDASVRRLKGETRPVNSLESRAAVMAAIRYVDAVVAFDEDTPLELIRALMPDVLVKGADYRPEQVVGADIVQAAGGKLVLANLQQGHSTTSTIGRIRKA
- the gmk gene encoding guanylate kinase, which produces MAHNAQGHHNGAEQRRGVCLVISAPSGAGKSTIANALRASEPALKHSVSVTTRQPRPGEKEGVHYHFRTMENFEHMAANGELLEWATVFGRGYGTPRAPVEAALAAGHDMVFDIDWQGHQQIRRALPDDVVSLFVLPPSLEELERRLRGRASDHPDEIARRMAAARDEISHWQEFDHVIINTDLDRAITEARAVLVAARLQTRRRTGLLDFVASFGA
- a CDS encoding LptA/OstA family protein; this encodes MRRLFSRPRPALRIASAVIAALPCAMLALSGTALAQAIDMSHGGQITVTAAGGFDWDQNQKKVTAYDQAKAIRGDVTVTADKLIAYYRKKAPAPGAPDANTPAEANGAKPASVQAPAANGATPATPPASTDQPPPAPATNGSADAGGQKAAGGDDQDSGANEIFRLEAIGHVHIFTQTDQAWGDKAVYDMDQAVLVMTGKAMKLTTPQDVLTARDSMEYYSQQHISIGRGNATVTTNDQRQIRADVLVGYSAPPDQNAQPQQQASNNSSSDPLSSGSGKLEKVNAFGHVWVHTQTEIVTGERGVYVPDTGIARIVGNVHITRGPNQIQGAAAIINMHTGIATMTERPGSRVSGLVVPNNGDTSDRK
- the rlmB gene encoding 23S rRNA (guanosine(2251)-2'-O)-methyltransferase RlmB; this translates as MRQPRHGRSARRPRVSSAGGREGAPSAPAGTCWLFGTHAVAAALNNPRRVYERLLVTEENHPALEEATRSGRNVRVTPELVQRQRLDDLLGPDAVHQGVALLARILPPMPLDEALERPGPVLVLDQVTDPRNIGAILRSAAAFGAACLVVQDRNAPEETAVLAKAASGALETVPMVREVNLSRAIEQLQKAGCWTVGLDAGGTMLDGASFDGRRVALVLGAEGKGLRRLTRESCDEIAGLYMPGEMESLNVSVAAAVGLYELMRRGMPSAYQKAAAKKPT
- the lptC gene encoding LPS export ABC transporter periplasmic protein LptC, whose translation is MTSPEDKRPQRADFARSEETTRRQRERLAPSAQLRKLPDAAKLARRRTMLRWAKWVLPATALLLLATIAVWPEVDRLLSANQTTIKELAKVKIESGNLIGATYRGVDEHNRPFMITADSAHQVNDNRMDLIRPKADLLTQGGSWLWVESEKGVYMQHAQILDLTGEVTLYRDDGLMMHSPVADIDVKRGIIASDSWVRAEGPFGSLDAKGYLLAQHEGIAQFRGPGQLILNDDRHSDSAPKGKAS
- a CDS encoding KpsF/GutQ family sugar-phosphate isomerase; translation: MNMSTHISSQASSSPGVEAADVVRTERAGLDALAEALENPVGLGGAFAEAVEIILALPGRVVVTGIGKSGHIARKVQATLASTGTPAIFVHPAEASHGDLGMVQKGDAVLAFSNSGETTELGDIAAHARRSGLPLLAVTSRAHSTLASAATVALTLPSLPESCPMGLAPTTSTLTQLAFGDALAVALLRQRGFTATDFGTYHPGGRLGARLRTVRELMRTDNAMPLATPNTPMRDVIVEMTHKALGCVAILGQNGTLAGLITDGDLRRALDHDLTTTLAKDVMNDSPLTIGPGIFASEALRLMNERKRPITSLFVLDDDRKPIGVVHVHDLIRAGVG
- a CDS encoding SDR family NAD(P)-dependent oxidoreductase gives rise to the protein MKHDTVLITGASSGLGQTLAQTLARPGRTLYLGGRNVQRLNETAKACISRGASVHLHIGDVANRAEMETWIRSTNGLDLVLACAGITGGTRKPQTPDGAPYEPAAQVYRIFETDMMGVLNTVLPALDVMQYQPRGADGMRGRICAISSVAGVVSYPGTPSYSAAKAAVDRFMVATGGDAKKAGILLSSVVCGFLDTPMVAKNAFPMPGLTDVNSACRRILRGLSRNERRITFPLWLVAGSRFMDLLPIRVAEFYYNNQPTGATGSMPEPDLS